GACGGTTGGGTGGTTGAGGTACTACGTCACCTTATTTCAGTATGATTATTATGAAAGAACAGATTGTGATACTACAGATGAAacgaaaaagaaaaattaacatccctgttaaaaaaatgaagggggggggtgtgtactgGTCTGGgaattcaaaagaaaaaaaaaactgcagcaacaAATGGGCTATAGACTGTAACTATCAGTGTACATAGTGGGGGTTTCTGATGAAATGGAGTGAAAGTAGCCTAATAAACGGAATAAACTCCCCAAAATAGATAAAGTTACAGGAACGTTCAGTGTTGAACGCATATAATTCATATGTACTCAGTAGTAAAACTGGCTGAGTTTGGAAAAGTTCAGTCACTGGTAGTCAAGTTACTCGGTGTTGTATTAAATGTACTTTTGTAATTCTGGTAAATATCCagtaagaagaaaaacagaaagtacctttctttgtgtgtctgtagaTGCAGTACAGACaggtggaggagaggagaacacacacaggacacacactgaccagcagCTTCCAGCAGACGCTGCAGTCTGAGACAGGAGGGGTTGAGGGGGTCTGGGGGAGATCAGTACAAGGACCTGAAACAAGTGTGAAAGTGGAACTTAAGAGCCTAATATTTGTTGAAAAAGTAatcttattaaatattatacatCCATATTTAACCATACACATTATTTTGCTACTTGTCAAAGCATTTGTAGGCCAGGATGAGTGATCTTACCAAGGAGAGAGAGTCGAGTGGTTCTTTTCCCGTAATGATAAATAACTTCAGAGTGTAAAACTCCCTTTTCGTCTTTGGTGATGTTTTTCTCATACACAGCGCAGTAGTACAGACCCACATCTGAATCAGAGACGTTCTTCACCAACAGATCATGAGTTTTGCTGGAGGGATTCCACACAGCAGAGTAACGTGGATCAGCACCACGTATCAAATCTAGAGTTGATATCATGAGAGGAGGTCGATGCTCACATGAGGAGTTTCTAAACCAAACTATATTAAATCCACTCTTCCAAACACAGTCGCTGTAGAGAGTCACGTCGTCTCCTTGTCTGACCCTCATCTCCACTTCTGCTCCAGAGATCCTGGAGAACAAAGCACCTACAACACACCAGTGAAAGAACAATGAGCTCTCATAACTTTACACAGAAAGCCGTATTACGTCtctaaatatttaaaagaaaatcaatCCAAAGTAACAAGATGCACTATTAGATGAATCTGGTCAGATGTAAGTTACTTACAGACGAGAGCGATGCGAACAGCTCTTGACCTCTCCATCTCAGAGACTGGTTCTGGGGGGCTGACGATGGTGAGGGTCTTTGAAGCGGATGTCTGTGTCGAGGTCTGATTGGTCCACGTCAGTGGAAAATATGTGTCAGCATTATCGGTGTATCTCGGACGTAAACACAACCACATGCAAAAAtaccagccaatcacaggctTCGTATTGGTCAGCTTTCTTAGAAGAGCCTTCAATgtagacatgtttgatgtctgactGGTCCATGTCAACGGAATATTTTTCAtgtctgaatgtgtttgagcagggtGAGGGTGAAGGGGTGGAGACTGCAGGGGGCTTTGATAAATCAGCTTCCTGTTTCCATTGAAAAGGACAAAAGATGCTTAAAACTTTTAACAATGTTACACTGAACTGTACGTTAAATTTAGTAACATTAAAAAGGGTTAAGTTGTTTAAATATGCACCCTAACATTGTACCAGTGAccttttttgcatatttcataTGAGGTAATTTCcaaatgcagattttttttatttacacccAGCACCACTGAAACATGAACCATGAAATATTGAAAAGAGTTTTAATCCATCTGCAAAGGGCTGAGAGCTGATTGCATGGATTTAATTGGAGAACAGCAAGTTACATACAGGTCCTAGGTCACTCTTTTACACCTGGGAAAAGAGAGTGAGGCCAGGCCTAAAATCTATGTACAACAGATCTTACCCGTCAGTTAAGTCAGTCAGAGTGCAGGGCCTCTTTGTGGGTTTCCTGTTGTAGTGTGCCTAAAGAGTGTCTAGTGGGGAGGGGAGGAGGAGAGTTACACAGCTTAGACTATCTGATATACTACCtagtcacattttttttctttgccatgGTTGATCATCTTTAAAGTCTGAGAGAAAATATTCTCAACACGTTATCTTCCCTTATGTTATTGTCCTCAGGTCTAAACCATGTTCATTATAAAGTTTAAGCAAATGCCAGAAAGGTAAAACTGGTCACACCCTCACCTTGCCCACTCACTCCTTTGTTTGTACTGAAAAGACCCCCAAGGTCTCATGACCTTATGATAAGTCTCCTCCCCCTTTATTTCGACCCCCTAAATCTCTATTCATATTCTCCTTCTACAACTCCTGCTTATCCTTCCTCAAAATCACTTGCGTCCTCCTTCCTACCCCTTAGTTTTCAGTGTATATAAGGTCCTCCTAAAGTATTCTTGACAGACTGGTGACCAGACGACACTGGTGATGGATTGGACTGGTGACCAGACTGGACTAGTGACGCACTGATGACCGAGCTGTGCCCATGCATGACTGACTGCATGTACGTGAATAAGACTAGACTCCTTATACTGCTGATTGACTGTTGATCGACCCCGCTGCACCCATACTCTGTATGTCGAGATGAACTCCAGTCAATGCTGAAGCTCCGGTCTCCTGACTCTTCCTGCCGAATCTCTACCAAGTCTGACTTGTAGATTTTGTGAGTGAACATTTTTCCCCTCTGGCCAAGGAGTTTATCCCCATCAGTCAAGTAACGGACACTGAGACCTTCCAAGACATGCCAGCTGAGAGAGATTTTCTCAGACATGGGATACAAGCTAAGGGGTTGTTTTTTTGCCACCATGTCTTTAGAGAGACATTTCCCTGTGGCTGAGGAATATTCTCGTGTGTGCCTACAGGAGGATCTTTACGCACCAGCTGAGGAGTTTTCTTGGGCTTGCAATTGAGTAGTTTTCCCAGGACCACTGGCAAACAAATCTTTCCCTGCATTTGAGGAGTCTTCCTGAGGACATTGGAGAAGAAACTTTTCCCTGTGACTGGTTTCGTGCCCTTGTAAATGTCTCTAAACTGCCACCTAGGAATTCACAAGGCACAGCTCCACCTCTTTCAAGTCTGCTCCCACATTACCAGTTGCAGTTGAGGAGGGTGGCTTTTTGCAGCAGGACAGTGATTACAGTACCTCCATGTTGTCTTGGAGAGCACAATCCTTGGTATTTTGGATGCAGATGGAGACACTGGAACACGTCTCACTATTTGAAAGATCGTCACTGTATCTCAGATCTATACACTTAATCACATGCAAGAACCCTGCAAGCCAATCACGGACTTTGCATTGCTcaactttctggtgatgtgTCTCGTACCTGATTGGTCCATGTGAACGGAAATTTTCTCTTGCCTGAATTTCTTATGAGCAGGTTTGGGGTGTGGGTAAAGAGACTGCAGGGGACTCCATTCAAAATAGGTTTATTTAGCCTGATTGTAGTGCACAAGCTGTGTTATCCTTTACCAAAAGTGATGCTAAAAAGTGATTAATTTGTATCAAACAAatgcaacaacaaaacaatctgTCTACTAGTAGTATTGTTACTTTTAGCACGTTGAAACTATTTGTTTTACATGCCCAAACATAGTTTTATCCAATCAAATCCAGCAGCGCAAACATTTCCCATATAAACAGCTTTAGTGCATCAGCAAAGGGTACAGAGCTGATAGGGACTGGAGTGCAGCCTGTCATATACAAGTCCATGGTCAGTCTAATACTTTGCCTGAAAGTGAGGCCTAGACATGAGTCAGTAAATGCAGTCTGAGTGCAGGGCCTCTTTGTGGGTTTCCTGTTGTAGTTTCACTGCAGCATGTCTAGTGGGGAGGGGAAGAGGAGAGCTGCATTACTTGTTCATCTAACATACGAActgatttaaattttttttattgtcatgGATGTTCAGCTTTTTTTCTACTTTCCTCACACATGAGGACTTGTCCCAGGCCCACTGGCAAAGAAACCTTTCCCCACCAGAGATGAGTTTTGCTTTAATTTTCCCAGGTCTGCAGTTTAGTTTTCTTGGGTTTGCCAGCAGAGGGACCTATTCCAAAGAACAAGGAGTTCTGGAATTGTTTTCTTGGACACAGTGGCAAAGTGAGTTCTCCTGGGTTTGTGTCCAAGGAGTTTTCTCAGGCATGGTCACAGAGACTTTTTGTTGTGGCTAAGAGGTTTTCCAAGACATAGATTTACTCAGGTACAAGGCTGGGGAGTTTTCTATAGAATTAGAGCTACACTATACTGCgaaaagtatttactcacccatccaaataatttaatttaggTATTCCGATcaattccatggccacaggtgtataaagccgagcctctaggcctgcagactgcttctacagacattagtgaaagaatgggtggctctcaggagctcagtgaattccagcgtggtaccgtgattggacgccacctgagcaacaagtccagtcgtgaaatttcctcactactaaatattccatagtcgactgtcagtgggattataacaaagtggaagcgattgggaatgaaagcagctcagccacgaagtgttcggccacgtaaaatgacagagcggggtcagcggatgctgaggggcatagtgcacagaggtcactgtcaatcactacagacctccaaacttcatgtggccttcagaagAGCTCAAGAGTAACATGTAtaaagcttcatggaatgggtttccttgGCCaagtagctgcatccaagccgtACATGACCAAATgtaatgcaaagcgtcaaatgcagtcgTGTAAAGCGccgactctggagcagtgggcatTTGTTCAATGGAGTGACGATTCATGCTTccccatctggcaatccaatggacgagtctcaatttggtggatgccaggagacggtatttgtctgactgcattgtccatccatccatcccattttctaagacgcttctccgtcagggtcgcgggggggtgccggagcc
This Pygocentrus nattereri isolate fPygNat1 chromosome 22, fPygNat1.pri, whole genome shotgun sequence DNA region includes the following protein-coding sequences:
- the LOC108414738 gene encoding uncharacterized protein LOC108414738, encoding MKNIPLTWTSQTSNMSTLKALLRKLTNTKPVIGWYFCMWLCLRPRYTDNADTYFPLTWTNQTSTQTSASKTLTIVSPPEPVSEMERSRAVRIALVCALFSRISGAEVEMRVRQGDDVTLYSDCVWKSGFNIVWFRNSSCEHRPPLMISTLDLIRGADPRYSAVWNPSSKTHDLLVKNVSDSDVGLYYCAVYEKNITKDEKGVLHSEVIYHYGKRTTRLSLLGPCTDLPQTPSTPPVSDCSVCWKLLVSVCPVCVLLSSTCLYCIYRHTKKAEAEPGQERMNKTQRRKSRTTDEVEGDEVCYASLDLPSRGQKHLKKKKKKKKRVESSDFSTYSVVKTDNI